A genome region from Phycisphaerae bacterium includes the following:
- a CDS encoding energy-coupling factor ABC transporter permease, which produces MLAMHMANELLTPGVALLFMVVSAGVLMLASARVGASVQQDRIPLMGVLGAFVFAAQMINFPILPGTSGHFGGGVLLAILLGPHAATLVMTSILIVQCLIFQDGGLLALGTNVFNLGIAPAYLGYALFHLLAGPRPSGGRLYASVFVATLVGMVAGAAMVPVEVRLSGLFVAPMHEFLLAMIGLHLLVGLGEAIITFLVIGYVVRVRPGLLGPVADRVSAATGKIGLKGVLASFVVVALLLGGVVAHWASEAPDALESITAAGGHRSAMVAANENETISRATAWQERTAPLPDYRWTSLSGVAGTAVTLAMVWLVGRGLARRRKEAEGVASRE; this is translated from the coding sequence ATGCTGGCAATGCACATGGCCAATGAGCTGCTGACGCCCGGGGTGGCCCTGCTATTCATGGTCGTCTCGGCGGGCGTGCTCATGCTGGCATCGGCTCGCGTGGGGGCGTCCGTTCAGCAGGACAGGATCCCGCTGATGGGCGTGCTCGGAGCGTTCGTTTTCGCCGCCCAGATGATCAACTTCCCGATCCTCCCGGGCACCAGCGGACATTTTGGCGGCGGCGTGCTCCTGGCCATTCTCCTTGGTCCGCATGCGGCCACGCTGGTCATGACCTCCATTCTCATCGTGCAGTGCCTCATCTTCCAGGACGGCGGTCTGCTGGCCCTGGGAACGAATGTCTTCAACCTCGGGATCGCGCCTGCCTACCTCGGCTATGCCCTGTTCCACCTGCTGGCCGGTCCGCGGCCCTCCGGCGGCCGACTCTACGCGAGCGTCTTTGTCGCCACGCTGGTCGGTATGGTGGCCGGCGCGGCCATGGTGCCGGTCGAGGTTCGACTCAGCGGTCTCTTCGTGGCTCCAATGCACGAGTTCCTGTTGGCGATGATCGGGCTGCACCTGCTGGTCGGCTTGGGAGAGGCGATCATCACCTTCCTGGTCATCGGCTATGTGGTACGCGTACGACCCGGATTGCTCGGCCCGGTGGCCGATCGCGTCTCGGCCGCCACCGGCAAGATCGGTCTGAAGGGGGTGCTGGCATCGTTCGTCGTGGTGGCCCTCCTGTTGGGTGGCGTGGTGGCCCACTGGGCGAGCGAGGCACCGGATGCCCTCGAGTCCATCACCGCGGCCGGAGGCCACCGGTCGGCGATGGTGGCGGCGAATGAGAACGAGACGATATCCAGGGCGACCGCGTGGCAGGAAAGGACCGCCCCGCTGCCCGACTACCGGTGGACAAGCCTGAGTGGGGTCGCAGGAACGGCGGTGACGCTGGCCATGGTGTGGCTCGTTGGACGAGGGCTGGCGCGGCGGAGGAAAGAGGCTGAGGGAGTTGCAAGTCGTGAGTGA
- the cbiQ gene encoding cobalt ECF transporter T component CbiQ — MHHHYIDRFAYQDSPIHRLDARAKILAVLVYSTVLISLPRYVIPSAWYAVLPFAMLVWAGVPLRFVAKHTLLVSPFVVCLVAFAPVFDRSPVRLDGTWTVAGGWVAAASILVRFVLGMAALIALASTTRFPDLLRGLRRLGVPHILVLQLQFLYRYLFLLLDQAMHLRQARTARDAGKGPLAWRWRGGAGQIGMLFVRTLEQADRTHMAMLARGYDGTIQMVRPGRWRQHDWAFLLATIVYVTVLRWW, encoded by the coding sequence ATGCATCACCACTACATAGACCGGTTCGCCTACCAGGACTCGCCGATCCACCGGCTGGACGCCCGCGCCAAGATCCTGGCCGTGCTGGTTTACAGCACGGTTCTGATCTCGCTGCCCCGGTATGTGATCCCGTCGGCGTGGTACGCCGTGTTGCCATTTGCCATGCTGGTTTGGGCGGGCGTGCCGCTGCGCTTCGTGGCCAAGCACACCCTCCTGGTGTCGCCTTTCGTGGTTTGCCTGGTGGCGTTCGCCCCGGTTTTCGACCGCTCCCCGGTGCGACTCGACGGAACATGGACGGTGGCCGGCGGTTGGGTGGCGGCCGCATCCATCCTGGTGCGGTTCGTGTTGGGCATGGCGGCGCTGATCGCCCTGGCGAGTACGACACGGTTCCCCGATTTGCTCCGCGGTCTGCGCCGGCTGGGTGTTCCGCACATCCTCGTTCTGCAACTGCAGTTCCTGTACCGCTACCTGTTCCTGCTGCTGGACCAGGCCATGCACCTGCGACAAGCTCGAACGGCCCGCGATGCGGGAAAGGGACCGCTCGCCTGGCGATGGCGAGGCGGCGCCGGGCAGATCGGCATGCTCTTTGTCCGTACCCTTGAACAGGCCGACCGGACGCACATGGCCATGCTCGCCCGGGGCTATGACGGGACGATCCAGATGGTCCGGCCGGGGCGCTGGCGACAGCATGACTGGGCCTTCCTGCTGGCGACGATCGTGTATGTCACGGTGCTGCGTTGGTGGTGA
- a CDS encoding ABC transporter ATP-binding protein: MPEYLLAAESLSYRYDDGTCALDRVDLGIAPGEKLGLIGPNGSGKSTLLLCLGGLLTGQGAVKLDGRPLTRSDFKASRGRIGLIFQSPDDQLFMPTLEEDLAFGPINQGLDQHAAHERVHQVADRMGLDAMLGRAPHHLSMGQKRNAAIAAVLAMRPAILLMDEPSSNLDPRSRRRLIEVLADLDTAMLIASHDLALVGRLCRKVMLIDEGRMVADGSTTEILGNAELMESHGLERWTTR, encoded by the coding sequence ATGCCTGAGTATCTGCTCGCGGCGGAGAGCCTGTCCTACCGCTATGATGACGGCACCTGCGCCTTGGACCGGGTCGATCTCGGCATTGCTCCGGGCGAGAAGCTCGGACTGATCGGACCCAACGGTTCGGGCAAGAGCACCCTGCTGCTTTGCTTGGGCGGGCTGCTCACCGGTCAGGGAGCGGTGAAACTGGACGGCCGTCCACTGACCCGCTCGGATTTCAAGGCCTCCCGCGGGCGAATCGGGCTGATCTTCCAGAGCCCCGACGACCAGCTCTTCATGCCGACGTTGGAGGAGGATCTGGCGTTCGGACCGATCAATCAGGGGCTTGACCAACACGCCGCCCACGAACGCGTCCATCAGGTAGCCGACCGGATGGGCCTGGACGCCATGCTCGGGAGGGCCCCGCACCACTTGTCCATGGGTCAGAAGCGAAACGCCGCCATCGCGGCCGTCCTGGCCATGAGACCCGCGATCCTGCTGATGGATGAACCATCCAGCAATCTGGACCCTCGATCGCGGCGAAGACTGATCGAAGTCCTGGCCGATCTCGATACGGCCATGTTGATCGCCTCCCACGATCTGGCCCTGGTGGGCCGCCTCTGCCGGAAAGTCATGCTCATCGACGAGGGCCGGATGGTAGCTGACGGCTCGACGACCGAGATCCTCGGCAACGCCGAACTGATGGAAAGCCATGGATTGGAGCGGTGGACGACGCGGTAG
- a CDS encoding response regulator encodes MFTTELDYIHFVHGLSQMLLACLCLALHRRAASGLAWIWLAVYGLATGLQHWSELLIFGADRNASLLLVVVVTSLAAGLSLTEFGRASWATSTGRRPGQWVLIPLIALALSGVVAGPAGLRCSTRYALDMIGGLWAALALAQETGRAGARSRWLAGAGLGVGALAITSVLATPRVGFLPATVLNEAAFLETVGIPIQAVRAMLAVLVVAAIWRHYLRCMDQDAPRDRIGRACRSWLGLELSLILVAGWIGAHLVEIRIRQSMCDDIVNRGRLVAAALDRGKIRHLTGTPADFALPDFAVAKQQLALLREASSGCPLIRLLSRRGGRVVVLADSEPASAEGGCPAGSVCSPASAQLEGTFESHQPSVVEPVPGREGVWATAWVPFSDWTDGGPEPFVVEINWDARAWQGSVIKGRLTPMGATLLIAIMLVGRFVAQQHARDTALAVGASDRRHRSLVEGSPNGVFLVDGQGQCLTINGNGLTALGLVEAETLGRPFAGLWAERSRPVVEEGVRRVLLGERVSLEAGYVQPDGNGTVWQIVLSPVRHDDQPISQFVGIATNITLRKQAEDEQAARLDRIQAQQAATVRIVNHAAVTRGDFAGAVQAITELTADTLSVSRVSVWILSDDQKRIVCHDLFDRDHRAHLKGEELRADQYRRMVDVLRSARAIDAVDALMDSRTRELAEAILIPHGITSLLSGAIRAGGKAVGALVCGHTGPKRQWHSDETVFVGVMADQIAQVLTNAERKRTEADLQRATREAEAASRSKSDFLANMSHEIRTPMTSILGFTEILLDNGSLADAPPERVEALKTIRRNGEYLLGVINDILDLSKIEAGKMSIEYASCSPCQIVAEVISLLRVRANAKGLSLEVEFAGAIPEMIQTDPIRLRQILINIAGNAIKFTEFGHVRLVIGMDSEHTVPLLQFDLFDTGIGMSAEEVSRLFHPFTQADSSTTRRYGGTGLGLTISKRLAEMLGGDLVVVESQPGVGTQFRVSVATGPLEGVRMIADPASATVVTAEERRAQYEARSHSLRDCRILIAEDGPDNQRLISHILHKAGASTTVVENGRLAIDAALAAGNSGKPFDVVLMDMQMPIMDGYEATHRLRDHGHTGPIIALTAHAMATDREKCIRAGCNDYVSKPIDRVKLIEKTAILWRQAVAARGDGPRPGQGELSSAARRG; translated from the coding sequence GTGTTCACGACAGAGCTGGATTACATCCACTTTGTCCACGGCCTGTCCCAGATGCTGCTGGCGTGCCTTTGCCTGGCCTTGCACCGCCGGGCTGCCTCCGGTCTGGCCTGGATCTGGCTGGCCGTGTACGGCCTGGCCACCGGGCTGCAGCATTGGAGTGAGTTGCTGATCTTTGGGGCGGACAGGAATGCGTCGCTCCTGCTCGTCGTCGTGGTGACGTCACTGGCTGCGGGTCTGTCGCTGACCGAGTTTGGCCGAGCGTCCTGGGCGACCTCGACCGGCCGCCGTCCGGGACAGTGGGTGCTCATCCCCCTGATTGCCTTGGCCCTCTCTGGCGTTGTGGCTGGCCCGGCGGGTCTGCGTTGTTCCACCCGCTACGCCCTCGACATGATTGGCGGGCTGTGGGCTGCCCTGGCACTTGCCCAGGAGACCGGCAGGGCCGGTGCCCGAAGTCGTTGGCTGGCCGGTGCCGGATTGGGCGTAGGTGCGTTGGCCATCACCTCGGTTCTCGCGACGCCCCGGGTCGGATTCCTGCCCGCCACCGTCCTCAACGAAGCTGCGTTTCTGGAGACGGTGGGGATACCGATTCAGGCGGTGAGGGCCATGCTGGCCGTTCTGGTCGTCGCGGCGATCTGGCGGCACTATCTGCGTTGTATGGACCAGGATGCGCCGCGTGACCGGATCGGGCGAGCTTGTCGATCCTGGCTTGGCCTGGAACTGAGTCTGATCCTGGTCGCCGGCTGGATCGGTGCGCATCTCGTGGAGATCCGAATCCGCCAATCGATGTGCGACGACATAGTCAACCGGGGGAGACTGGTGGCGGCCGCACTTGACCGCGGCAAGATCCGCCATCTCACCGGCACTCCCGCCGATTTCGCACTCCCGGACTTCGCCGTTGCCAAGCAGCAGCTGGCGCTGTTGCGTGAAGCGAGTTCCGGCTGCCCTTTGATTCGCCTGCTCTCGCGAAGGGGTGGCCGGGTCGTGGTCTTGGCTGACTCTGAGCCGGCTTCTGCGGAAGGTGGTTGCCCGGCCGGAAGCGTCTGTTCACCCGCATCCGCTCAACTCGAGGGTACGTTTGAATCGCATCAACCGTCCGTCGTCGAGCCCGTACCGGGCCGAGAGGGCGTTTGGGCGACCGCGTGGGTGCCTTTCTCCGACTGGACCGATGGCGGGCCTGAGCCGTTCGTCGTGGAAATCAACTGGGACGCTCGTGCATGGCAAGGGAGCGTCATCAAGGGCCGGTTGACTCCAATGGGCGCGACCTTGTTGATCGCGATCATGTTAGTCGGCCGCTTTGTTGCCCAGCAGCATGCGCGGGATACCGCACTGGCGGTTGGGGCTTCGGATCGCCGCCACCGAAGCCTGGTGGAGGGCTCGCCCAACGGTGTCTTCCTGGTCGACGGCCAGGGACAGTGTCTGACGATCAACGGGAACGGTCTGACTGCCCTGGGCCTGGTGGAAGCCGAGACGCTGGGCAGACCGTTCGCCGGCCTGTGGGCCGAGCGCTCCCGGCCGGTGGTCGAGGAGGGCGTTCGACGAGTCCTGCTCGGCGAGAGAGTCTCTCTCGAGGCCGGGTATGTGCAGCCGGACGGGAACGGGACGGTCTGGCAGATCGTCCTCAGTCCCGTCCGCCATGACGACCAGCCGATCAGTCAGTTCGTTGGCATCGCGACGAACATCACGCTTCGCAAGCAAGCCGAGGATGAACAGGCCGCACGGCTGGACCGGATCCAAGCCCAGCAGGCCGCGACTGTTCGGATCGTCAATCATGCAGCGGTCACCAGGGGCGACTTCGCGGGTGCCGTCCAGGCGATCACCGAGCTGACCGCTGACACCCTCAGCGTCTCCCGTGTGAGCGTCTGGATTCTGAGCGACGATCAGAAGCGAATCGTATGTCACGATCTGTTCGATCGTGATCACCGCGCCCACCTGAAAGGCGAGGAATTGCGCGCGGATCAATACAGGCGCATGGTCGATGTGCTCCGTTCCGCCCGGGCGATTGACGCGGTCGACGCGCTGATGGACTCTCGGACCCGGGAACTCGCTGAGGCGATTCTGATTCCTCACGGGATCACGTCGCTTCTCAGTGGGGCCATCCGTGCCGGAGGCAAGGCGGTTGGGGCGCTGGTGTGCGGGCATACCGGGCCGAAGCGCCAATGGCACAGTGACGAGACGGTCTTCGTGGGGGTCATGGCCGACCAGATCGCCCAGGTTCTGACCAATGCCGAGCGGAAGCGAACCGAGGCCGACCTCCAGCGGGCCACCCGAGAGGCGGAGGCGGCCAGTCGTTCCAAGAGTGATTTCCTGGCCAATATGAGCCACGAGATACGTACGCCGATGACGTCCATTCTCGGCTTCACAGAAATCCTGCTGGACAACGGGAGTCTGGCCGATGCGCCGCCGGAGCGGGTCGAGGCCCTCAAGACAATCCGCCGCAACGGTGAGTATCTGCTCGGCGTCATCAACGACATCCTGGATCTGTCGAAGATCGAGGCCGGGAAGATGAGTATTGAGTACGCGTCTTGCTCGCCTTGCCAGATCGTCGCCGAGGTCATCTCGCTGCTGCGGGTCAGGGCCAATGCCAAGGGGCTCTCGCTCGAGGTCGAGTTTGCCGGTGCGATCCCGGAGATGATCCAGACCGACCCCATCCGTCTGCGTCAGATCCTGATCAACATTGCGGGCAACGCCATCAAATTCACCGAGTTCGGCCACGTGCGGCTGGTCATCGGCATGGACAGCGAACACACTGTTCCCCTGCTGCAGTTCGACTTGTTCGACACCGGCATCGGCATGTCCGCCGAGGAGGTCAGCCGGCTGTTTCACCCCTTCACGCAGGCGGACAGTTCGACCACGCGGCGGTACGGGGGTACCGGACTGGGGCTGACGATCAGCAAACGTCTGGCTGAGATGCTCGGCGGCGACCTGGTCGTGGTCGAAAGCCAGCCTGGGGTTGGGACTCAGTTTCGGGTCAGTGTTGCCACGGGTCCGCTCGAGGGGGTCCGGATGATCGCCGATCCGGCCTCGGCCACGGTGGTCACCGCCGAGGAGCGACGGGCCCAGTATGAAGCCCGGAGCCATTCGCTGCGAGACTGCAGGATTCTCATCGCCGAGGACGGCCCGGACAACCAACGCCTGATCTCCCACATCCTCCACAAGGCGGGGGCCAGTACCACCGTAGTCGAGAACGGGCGGCTGGCGATTGATGCGGCTCTCGCAGCCGGGAACAGCGGCAAGCCGTTCGACGTGGTTCTCATGGACATGCAGATGCCGATCATGGACGGCTACGAAGCCACTCACCGGCTGCGCGATCACGGGCACACCGGACCGATCATCGCCCTCACCGCTCACGCTATGGCCACCGACCGGGAGAAGTGCATCCGTGCCGGCTGCAACGACTACGTCAGCAAGCCGATCGACCGGGTCAAGCTGATTGAGAAGACCGCGATACTCTGGCGGCAGGCCGTCGCGGCCAGGGGAGACGGTCCCCGCCCCGGCCAAGGGGAGCTTTCCAGTGCCGCACGAAGAGGATGA